One Chaetodon trifascialis isolate fChaTrf1 chromosome 12, fChaTrf1.hap1, whole genome shotgun sequence DNA window includes the following coding sequences:
- the nxpe3 gene encoding NXPE family member 3 produces MCRNLSKYTLIFLFVALSGLIFLLCNIHTVENWNCHTVSALYQLQSRIQSSFIPVNLPTFYHNRTFCAHLGQKPSPEDELEERYLLDSITWPGPPPRSTPTALRQTSDPVHSLFAILPTKVGREWHVGEQLEVLVQMHDFQGRPKHYGGDFLLARLHSPQLGAGVAGKVLDHKNGLYSALFPLLWVGSAQVEITLVHSSEAVAVLRRLREERPDRVFFKSLFRLGFMSETTVCNMCLPPDQQPLCNYTDLYTGEPWYCYKPKVLSCDTRINHAKGGYLKHLISNKEALLFQSGVNIKVRIHSSGPDRINVLPPRKDLAEVKSTMKPESIKFAPSGYYYEDSWRPFGGVTMRQFNESSAITQCLKNKVINMYGDSTVRQWFEHLIAFVPELKEFNLHSPKNVGPFMAVDSSHNILLKYRCHGPPIRFSTVMSSELRYISNELDGLSGGPNTVVVLSIWAHFSTFPVEVYIRRLRHIRRALVRLQDRAPGTIVVIRSANLQALDQEVSLYNSDWYSLQLDDVLRAMFKGLNVLLVDAWQMTAAHHLPHALHPPQAIVKNMIDVLLSYVCPAKQS; encoded by the exons ATGTGCCGAAATCTCTCCAAATAcaccctcatcttcctcttcgtcGCCCTGTCTGGCCTCATCTTCCTGCTGTGCAACAtccacactgtggag AACTGGAACTGCCACACTGTTTCAGCCCTCTACCAGCTCCAGAGCAGGATCCAATCATCCTTCATCCCAGTGAACCTGCCTACTTTTTATCACAACCGCACCTTTTGTGCCCACCTGGGCCAGAAACCCTCCCCTGAAGATGAGCTGGAAGAGCGCTACCTGTTGGACTCTATCACCTGGCCCGGGCCTCCGCCTCGCTCTACGCCAACCGCCCTGCGCCAGACAAGTGACCCTGTGCACAGCCTGTTCGCCATCCTCCCCACCAAAGTAGGACGGGAGTGGCATGTGGGCGAACAGCTGGAGGTCCTCGTCCAAATGCACGACTTCCAGGGTCGTCCCAAGCACTACGGTGGGGATTTCCTTTTGGCCAGACTGCACTCCCCTCAGCTTGGAGCAGGCGTAGCTGGAAAGGTGCTGGACCACAAGAATGGATTATACTCTGCTCTGTTCCCACTCCTCTGGGTGGGGTCTGCACAGGTGGAGATCACGCTGGTGCACTCCAGCGAGGCCGTTGCTGTGCTGCGACGGCTCAGGGAGGAAAGACCCGATCGAGTGTTTTTCAAGAGTCTGTTCCGTTTGGGCTTCATGTCTGAAACTACTGTGTGCAACATGTGTCTGCCCCCCGATCAGCAGCCGCTGTGCAACTACACGGACCTCTACACAGGGGAGCCCTGGTACTGCTACAAGCCCAAGGTGCTCAGCTGTGACACCAGAATCAACCACGCCAAAGGAGGCTATCTGAAACACCTCATCAGCAACAAAGAAGCATTGCTCTTCCAGAG TGGTGTGAACATCAAGGTTCGCATACACTCCTCAGGACCCGACAGAATCAACGTGCTGCCTCCCAGGAAAG ATCTGGCCGAGGTAAAAAGCACCATGAAACCAGAATCAATTAAGTTTGCACCATCTGGATATTACTACGAGGACTCGTGGAGGCCATTCGGTGGCGTTACAATGCGCCAGTTCAATGAATCCTCTGCTATCACTCAGTGTCTGAAGAACAAGGTGATCAACATGTACGGAGACTCTACCGTCAGGCAGTGGTTTGAGCACCTCATTGCTTTTGTACCAG AATTAAAGGAGTTCAACCTGCACAGTCCTAAAAACGTGGGCCCTTTCATGGCGGTGGACAGCTCCCATAATATTCTCTTAAAGTACCGCTGCCATGGCCCACCCATCCGCTTCTCCACTGTCATGTCCAGCGAGTTGCGGTACATTTCAAATGAGCTGGACGGCCTCTCGGGGGGGCCCAACACTGTTGTGGTCCTCAGCATTTGGGCCCATTTCAGCACCTTTCCCGTAGAGGTGTACATACGGCGGCTCCGTCACATTAGGCGGGCGCTGGTGCGACTCCAGGACCGAGCGCCGGGGACGATCGTCGTGATCCGTTCGGCCAACCTCCAAGCCCTGGACCAAGAGGTGAGCCTGTACAACAGCGACTGGTACTCCCTGCAGCTCGACGACGTGCTCAGGGCCATGTTCAAGGGCCTGAACGTCCTGCTGGTGGACGCCTGGCAAATGACTGCCGCGCACCACCTTCCTCACGCCCTCCACCCACCTCAAGCCATCGTCAAGAACATGATAGATGTGCTTCTGTCTTACGTTTGCCCGgcaaaacagagctaa